The proteins below come from a single Parageobacillus toebii NBRC 107807 genomic window:
- a CDS encoding dicarboxylate/amino acid:cation symporter, whose amino-acid sequence MRSKFKNLTVQVIIGIILGIIVGFLFPEFGSKLKVLADAFIKLIKMVIAPIIFFTVAIGIGSMGDLKKVGRIGGKALIYFEIITTFALAIGIIVVNLIKPGVGFNTDAVKGGDVSQYTKQAEEVNHGVIEFLLGIIPDNVVGALAKGELLPILFFAVLFGLAAAGLGEKAKPVITLFERLADIFFGVVNMIMKVSPIAAFGAMAYTIGTFGIGSLLSLGKLMASVYITMALFIIVVLGLIAKFYGFNIFKFIAYIKEEILLVLGTSSSESALPKLMERLEKYGCSKPVVGLVVPTGYSFNLDGTSIYLSMAAIFIAQAYGIDLSIWQELTLLGILMLTSKGAAGVTGSGFITLAATLAAFPMIPVEGIALLLGVDRFMSEARAITNLIGNAVATVVVSKMENEFHPSEEQHAERTKMVVAK is encoded by the coding sequence ATGCGGAGCAAGTTTAAAAACTTAACCGTACAAGTAATTATTGGAATTATACTGGGGATTATCGTTGGTTTTTTATTCCCTGAATTTGGATCAAAATTAAAAGTGCTTGCAGATGCATTTATTAAACTAATTAAAATGGTCATTGCGCCGATTATTTTCTTCACGGTCGCAATTGGAATCGGCAGCATGGGGGATTTGAAAAAGGTTGGCCGCATCGGTGGAAAAGCGCTTATTTACTTTGAAATTATTACTACGTTCGCTTTAGCAATCGGAATTATTGTGGTTAATTTGATCAAACCTGGGGTAGGGTTTAATACTGATGCCGTAAAAGGCGGCGATGTATCACAGTATACGAAGCAAGCAGAAGAAGTGAATCATGGCGTCATTGAGTTTTTGCTTGGCATCATCCCGGATAACGTTGTTGGGGCGCTAGCAAAAGGCGAATTATTGCCGATTTTATTCTTTGCCGTATTATTCGGCCTTGCCGCGGCGGGGTTAGGAGAAAAAGCCAAACCGGTTATTACCTTATTTGAGCGTTTGGCGGACATTTTCTTCGGTGTTGTTAATATGATCATGAAAGTATCGCCAATTGCAGCGTTCGGTGCGATGGCGTATACGATTGGCACATTTGGAATCGGTTCATTGCTTTCGCTTGGAAAATTAATGGCTTCTGTGTATATTACGATGGCGCTATTTATTATTGTCGTACTCGGACTTATCGCGAAGTTTTACGGGTTTAATATTTTTAAATTTATTGCTTATATCAAAGAGGAAATTTTACTTGTGCTTGGCACATCTTCTTCTGAATCGGCATTGCCAAAACTGATGGAGCGCCTTGAAAAATACGGGTGTTCGAAGCCAGTTGTTGGGCTTGTTGTGCCGACAGGATATTCCTTTAACCTCGATGGAACATCTATTTATCTTTCGATGGCGGCGATTTTTATCGCCCAAGCTTACGGTATCGATTTAAGCATTTGGCAAGAGCTTACGTTGCTCGGAATTTTAATGTTAACGTCAAAAGGTGCAGCAGGGGTCACAGGTTCCGGATTTATTACACTTGCGGCGACTTTGGCAGCGTTCCCGATGATTCCAGTAGAAGGAATCGCGTTATTGCTTGGCGTAGACCGCTTTATGTCGGAAGCGCGTGCCATTACAAACTTAATTGGCAATGCTGTAGCGACTGTTGTTGTTTCTAAGATGGAAAATGAATTTCATCCTTCTGAAGAACAACATGCAGAGAGAACGAAGATGGTTGTTGCAAAGTAA
- the wrbA gene encoding NAD(P)H:quinone oxidoreductase produces the protein MENVKLAIIYYSSTGTNYQLAKWAEEAAKEAGAEVKVVKVPELAPKEAIESNPAWKAHAEATKDVPTATLADLEWADAIIFSVPTRFGNIPSQLKQFLDTTGGLWAQGKLANKVVSAMASAGNAHGGQEQTILQLYTTMYHWGAIVVAPGYTDQSAFVAGGNPYGTSVTVDQNGKIVENAEAAVKHQARRTVQVAQWIKNGMRQ, from the coding sequence ATGGAAAATGTAAAATTAGCCATTATTTATTACAGCTCAACAGGTACGAACTATCAATTGGCAAAATGGGCGGAAGAAGCGGCGAAGGAAGCAGGGGCAGAAGTAAAAGTAGTAAAAGTTCCTGAACTCGCTCCAAAAGAAGCAATTGAATCGAATCCAGCGTGGAAAGCTCATGCGGAAGCAACGAAAGATGTCCCAACAGCTACGTTAGCGGACTTAGAATGGGCGGATGCGATTATTTTCAGCGTGCCGACTCGCTTTGGCAATATTCCTTCGCAATTAAAGCAATTTTTAGATACAACCGGCGGATTATGGGCACAAGGAAAGCTTGCCAATAAAGTTGTCAGCGCCATGGCATCTGCAGGAAATGCTCATGGCGGCCAAGAACAAACCATTTTACAACTATATACAACAATGTACCACTGGGGTGCGATCGTAGTAGCGCCTGGATATACGGATCAATCTGCTTTTGTTGCAGGAGGAAATCCATACGGAACGAGTGTGACAGTCGATCAAAACGGAAAAATAGTAGAAAATGCGGAAGCTGCTGTGAAACATCAAGCACGCCGTACCGTTCAAGTTGCGCAATGGATAAAAAATGGAATGCGACAATAA
- a CDS encoding aldo/keto reductase, protein MKHLQDRVTLHNGVQMPWIGLGVYKVKNGEEVINAVRTALEIGYRHIDTAAYYENEEGVGKAIRESGIPREEIFITTKVWNSDQGYETTLKAFETSLQKLGLEYVDLYLVHWPVKGKYKETYKALEKLYKDGRVRAIGVSNFQIHHLEDLMADCEIKPMVNQVEYHPRLTQKELHAFCKQHGIQLEAWSPLMRGEILQEPTLVEIGEKYGKTPAQVVLRWDLQNEVVTIPKSVTPQRIKENADVFDFELTAEEMAKIDALNLNKRIGPDPDNFDF, encoded by the coding sequence ATGAAACACTTACAAGATCGAGTTACGTTACATAATGGTGTACAAATGCCGTGGATCGGACTTGGGGTTTATAAAGTGAAGAATGGAGAAGAAGTCATTAACGCGGTGCGCACCGCTCTAGAAATTGGCTACCGCCATATAGACACTGCGGCATATTATGAAAACGAAGAAGGTGTCGGAAAAGCGATACGTGAATCAGGCATTCCGCGCGAAGAAATATTTATTACGACAAAAGTGTGGAACTCTGATCAAGGATACGAAACAACATTGAAAGCATTTGAAACGAGCCTGCAAAAGTTAGGTCTGGAATATGTTGATTTATATTTAGTGCATTGGCCGGTAAAAGGAAAATATAAAGAAACGTATAAAGCGTTGGAGAAGCTATATAAAGATGGACGTGTCCGGGCAATTGGCGTAAGCAACTTCCAAATTCATCATTTAGAAGATTTAATGGCTGATTGCGAAATTAAACCGATGGTAAATCAGGTGGAATATCATCCTCGCTTGACGCAAAAAGAACTCCATGCTTTCTGCAAACAACACGGCATTCAGCTTGAAGCATGGTCGCCGCTGATGAGAGGAGAAATTTTGCAAGAACCAACGCTTGTGGAAATTGGTGAAAAATATGGGAAAACTCCAGCACAAGTCGTCCTTCGTTGGGATTTGCAAAACGAAGTTGTCACGATTCCAAAATCCGTAACGCCACAACGCATTAAGGAAAACGCGGATGTTTTTGATTTTGAGCTAACGGCAGAGGAAATGGCAAAGATCGATGCGCTTAATTTGAACAAGCGAATCGGACCAGATCCGGATAACTTCGATTTTTAA